The following coding sequences are from one Desulfosporosinus orientis DSM 765 window:
- a CDS encoding cobalamin B12-binding domain-containing protein, producing the protein MSDFIKLAEAVFRGDFGGAGQITKELIDNGTDPLAIINQGLIAGMDIVAPKFKAGEMFVPEVMMAARAMAVGMELLKPLINDVDIPSKGTVLIGTVAGDLHDIGKNLVAMILESGGFKVVDLGVDVSVEKFVEAAKQYNPQVIGMSALLTTTMVAMKDTIDALREAGLRNNLKIIVGGAPLSQEFSDQIGADGYASDAMAAKELCEKLVG; encoded by the coding sequence ATGAGCGATTTCATTAAGTTAGCAGAGGCTGTCTTCCGGGGAGACTTTGGCGGCGCAGGTCAAATCACCAAAGAACTTATCGATAATGGTACGGATCCCTTAGCTATCATCAACCAAGGATTAATCGCAGGTATGGATATCGTAGCCCCTAAGTTTAAAGCCGGTGAAATGTTTGTGCCGGAAGTAATGATGGCTGCTCGGGCCATGGCTGTGGGCATGGAATTACTGAAACCATTAATTAATGATGTAGATATTCCTTCGAAAGGAACCGTCCTCATAGGGACTGTAGCCGGGGATCTCCACGACATCGGTAAAAACTTAGTAGCCATGATTCTGGAAAGCGGCGGCTTCAAGGTTGTCGATTTAGGTGTGGACGTCTCCGTAGAAAAATTTGTTGAGGCAGCAAAGCAATATAATCCTCAGGTTATTGGTATGTCTGCCCTTTTAACCACAACCATGGTTGCCATGAAGGATACCATTGATGCCCTTAGGGAAGCAGGTTTGCGCAATAACTTGAAAATTATTGTGGGTGGGGCTCCTTTATCCCAGGAATTTTCCGACCAAATCGGTGCGGACGGTTATGCCTCGGATGCCATGGCCGCCAAGGAACTTTGCGAGAAACTTGTGGGTTAG
- a CDS encoding methyltetrahydrofolate cobalamin methyltransferase has product MLIIGELINTSRKAIKEAVANKDADYIKQVARDQWEAGANYIDVNCGTMVHNEAEIMEWLVNTVQEAVEAPLSIDSPDPKVIEAGLKLVKYGQPMINSISDEKERFESILPLVVRYNSKIVALCMDDTGMPETGEDRVRVAKSLYRKLTEAGVPDENIYFDPLVKPVSAVEKAGVEVLESIKLIKLLYPNVHFTCGLSNVSYGLPNRKVLNRLFVVQTMTVGMDGYILNPTDKEMMGVIYASQALLGQDSYCMNYLTAHRKGIYDI; this is encoded by the coding sequence ATGTTAATTATCGGAGAACTTATCAATACGAGCAGAAAAGCCATTAAAGAAGCAGTGGCCAACAAAGATGCCGATTATATTAAACAAGTGGCCAGAGACCAGTGGGAAGCCGGAGCAAATTATATTGATGTTAACTGCGGAACCATGGTTCATAACGAGGCTGAGATCATGGAATGGCTGGTTAATACGGTACAGGAAGCGGTTGAGGCACCCCTCAGTATTGACAGCCCGGATCCCAAAGTCATTGAAGCCGGTTTAAAACTTGTGAAATATGGCCAGCCCATGATTAATTCCATTTCTGATGAGAAGGAACGTTTTGAGAGCATCTTACCATTAGTCGTTAGATACAATTCTAAAATTGTAGCCTTATGCATGGATGATACCGGAATGCCGGAAACCGGCGAGGATCGGGTACGAGTAGCCAAAAGCCTTTATCGAAAACTTACGGAAGCCGGTGTTCCCGACGAAAATATTTACTTTGACCCCCTGGTTAAGCCCGTTAGTGCCGTAGAAAAAGCGGGTGTTGAAGTATTGGAGTCCATAAAACTTATCAAATTATTATATCCTAATGTACATTTTACTTGCGGTCTCAGCAATGTTTCCTATGGACTGCCCAACCGTAAAGTATTAAACAGGCTGTTCGTTGTGCAGACCATGACTGTGGGGATGGATGGTTATATTCTTAATCCTACAGATAAAGAAATGATGGGAGTTATTTATGCTTCCCAGGCATTATTGGGTCAGGACTCTTATTGTATGAATTATTTGACCGCTCATCGCAAAGGTATCTACGATATTTAA